In a single window of the Trypanosoma brucei brucei TREU927 chromosome 6, complete sequence genome:
- a CDS encoding receptor-type adenylate cyclase GRESAG 4, putative, with the protein MCRQEGGGRGCVYPHGNCRRNLTARSPAGRYSMYKHSPVITAMSLLHLLPLLLMWMPPVCADDSAVTVNVLSMMYNSEYYVEKVNAINAGFDASLSAHGWKTGSGATISVIRPPSYNTTAEDIFQLGAKQSEGKLLVVFGPLGTDPVVWVRDKLKENDLVAIAPIAYSSEVRGWNPHLYSISVEPNAELLALIRYAVVYLGLPRVGLMYAKGNGFDKESYEFTMRIMEMMGRKPCGVFAVESSGGRDVLEGELNTKWGQFVAARPQAVLLFSSLEEETTGWFVKKIAQDNRTMDMYLLAPSSFQHFLIKTWSDALVSLNRTFTPGQLITTGTVPLASDNRSSMVRHFQRDMDNYLDTNSDWKGFAKPEHYLKDDKLGEMMVFGWLAGEVLFEALNNAPQLTNRTSFMESLYKQRRYVIDDFVVGDFGGECDEGAALQGAMCNCNQGGSMAHMRVVDDSLSLKPMKKGSVTWSVSECSSANVQVSAPLIGLYVVLTDDKVAQRASMRWSLGARSLEEADDVDKRIFFHSLKVNLKNLTQSLEQVRDTKAVAAVLGVVTADILSVPNMTFIGPIPLFPRLNKFWRNVIHLQPLLAQQLYVLAVYLSNTSSLGVKALVRGSEASEVVDTLDKSLVTFGVSLDSSKTLGDGDPISSYLSGNGDVFCIGLTPPDVAAVARHLQTHLRARVFVPFNDILLFYQEFVAAFNASKESIASSERLLFATSFPHWAKKNTKSDMVARFHRHVNESHWDPLTFLGFATTRLLQVVISNMKKVNAELLADRIYTESNIRVDDVRFGPFSDAECVSGTSVSANECASNFGATNISVWSMARVLNSSLPRTQVGMTPSMDYVIPQEGQLTQSQIAGIISGCVSALLLFIALGVFLHISLRNARNNNRAPKEPTDPVTLIFTDIESSTALWAAHPDLMPDAVAAHHRMVRSLIGRYKCYEVKTVGDSFMIASKSPFAAVQLAQELQLCFLHHDWGTNAVDDSYREFEEQRAEGECEYTPPTAHMDPEVYSRLWNGLRVRVGIHTGLCDIRHDEVTKGYDYYGRTPNMAARTESVANGGQVLMTHAAYMSLSAEDRKQIDVTALGAVALRGVSDPVKMYQLNTVPSRNFAALRLDREYFFDEGEDGTTTSTSDHSSSRAELSESAQIIATALQSLLSTFKTAHREKLLLPYCERWRVPLPRKAASEWDDAYCEEVVRRIAVKVGRVADHGAHSGSESSSTQGSSSIIIVPFYDMHLQEY; encoded by the coding sequence ATGTGCCGGCAGGAAGGTGGCGGCAGAGGATGTGTGTACCCTCATGGAAACTGCAGGCGGAACCTTACCGCAAGGAGCCCTGCAGGGCGTTACAGCATGTACAAGCACTCACCTGTCATTACTGCTATGTCACTGCTACACttgttgcctttgctacTCATGTGGATGCCACCTGTGTGCGCGGATGACAGTGCTGTGACGGTAAATGTGCTATCCATGATGTACAATTCGGAATATTACGTTGAGAAAGTGAACGCCATCAATGCCGGCTTTGACGCATCACTGAGTGCCCACGGTTGGAAGACGGGCTCCGGTGCGACAATATCTGTCATCCGTCCCCCATCGTACAACACCACAGCTGAGGACATATTTCAGCTGGGGGCGAAacaaagtgaagggaagttaTTAGTTGTATTTGGGCCCCTGGGTACTGACCCTGTCGTTTGGGTTCGTGATAaactaaaggaaaatgatCTTGTTGCCATCGCTCCTATTGCGTACTCCAGTGAGGTCCGTGGTTGGAACCCTCACCTCTATTCAATAAGTGTCGAACCCAATGCTGAGCTCCTCGCCCTCATTCGATACGCTGTTGTTTATCTGGGTCTGCCGCGTGTAGGTTTGATGTATGCGAAGGGTAATGGGTTTGACAAGGAGTCATATGAGTTTACCATGCGAATAATGGAAATGATGGGCCGCAAGCCATGTGGAGTGTTCGCTGTGGAGAGCAGTGGGGGTCGGGACGTCTTGGAGGGTGAATTGAATACCAAGTGGGGGCAATTTGTTGCTGCACGTCCGCAGGCTGTACTGCTATTTTCATCGCTAGAGGAAGAAACCACCGGGTGGTTTGTCAAGAAGATAGCACAGGACAACCGCACTATGGACATGTACCTGCTCGCCCCTTCCAGTTTTCAACATTTTCTGATCAAAACATGGAGCGATGCGCTGGTGTCACTTAATCGTACGTTCACTCCTGGACAGCTGATCACAACTGGAACAGTGCCACTCGCTAGTGACAATCGGTCCTCGATGGTTCGGCACTTCCAGCGTGACATGGACAATTACCTGGATACAAACAGTGACTGGAAGGGCTTTGCGAAACCTGAACATTACCTTAAGGACGACAAATTAGGGGAGATGATGGTGTTTGGATGGCTTGCGGGAGAAGTTCTGTTTGAGGCCCTAAACAACGCTCCACAACTGACAAACCGTACTTCATTCATGGAATCTCTGTACAAGCAGCGTCGCTACGTGATTGATGACtttgtggttggtgactttggtggtgagtgcgaTGAGGGCGCTGCATTACAGGGTGCCATGTGTAATTGCAATCAAGGTGGCAGCATGGCGCATATGAGAGTTGTTGATGACAGCCTCAGTTTGAAGCCTATGAAAAAAGGCTCTGTGACGTGGAGTGTATCGGAGTGCTCAAGTGCTAATGTGCAGGTGAGCGCACCGTTAATCGGACTGTATGTAGTCCTTACGGATGATAAAGTTGCACAACGTGCGAGCATGAGGTGGTCGTTGGGCGCTCGGAGCCTCGAGGAAGCGGATGATGTTGATAAGAGAATATTTTTCCATTCCTTAAAGgttaatttaaaaaatttaacgCAATCACTTGAACAAGTAAGGGACACGAAGGCTGTAGCTGCAGTTCTTGGTGTTGTTACCGCTGATATTCTGAGCGTGCCGAATATGACTTTCATTGGCCCTATTCCATTGTTCCCCCGGTTGAACAAGTTCTGGAGAAACGTGATCCATCTGCAACCGCTACTTGCGCAGCAGCTATATGTGCTTGCTGTATACCTCTCCAACACCTCTTCCTTGGGAGTGAAGGCGCTTGTTCGCGGGAGTGAAGCATCTGAGGTTGTAGACACGCTTGATAAGTCATTGGTTACGTTTGGTGTGTCGCTTGATTCCAGTAAGAcacttggtgatggtgacccGATATCGTCATATCTCTCGGGTAATGGAGATGTGTTTTGTATTGGACTCACTCCCCCTGAcgttgctgcggttgcgcGGCACCTTCAGACCCACCTCAGGGCACGTGTATTCGTTCCATTCAAtgacattttgttgttttaccagGAGTTTGTGGCTGCATTTAATGCGAGTAAAGAGTCTATTGCCAGCTCAGAGCGGCTCCTATTCGCGACGAGTTTCCCACACTGGGCAAAGAAGAACACGAAATCAGATATGGTTGCGAGATTTCATCGCCATGTAAATGAATCGCATTGGGATCCACTAACGTTCCTGGGCTTTGCTACCACTCGGCTGCTTCAGGTTGTTATCTCCaatatgaagaaagtgaatgcaGAGCTGCTGGCAGACCGCATTTACACGGAGTCCAACATCAGAGTGGATGACGTGCGATTTGGACCCTTCAGTGATGCGGAATGTGTTTCTGGTACGAGTGTTTCGGCAAATGAGTGTGCCTCAAACTTTGGAGCCACAAACATTTCTGTATGGTCGATGGCGCGTGTGCTGAATTCAAGCTTGCCCAGGACACAGGTTGGGATGACACCGTCTATGGACTATGTTATTCCGCAAGAGGGTCAACTCACACAGTCACAGATAGCTGGAATAATTTCTGGGTGTGTATCCGccttgttattatttattgCCCTTGGTGTGTTCCTACACATCTCCCTGCGGAACGCTCGTAACAACAACCGTGCACCCAAGGAGCCAACGGACCCcgtgacactaatatttactgacattgagagcagcactgcgttgtgggctgcacaccctgatcTGATGCCCGATGCCGTCGCCGCGCATCATCGTATGGTCCGTTCACTGATTGGGAGGTATAAGTGCTACGAAGTTAAAACTGTTGGGGATTCGTTCATGATAGCGAGTAAGAGtcctttcgctgccgtccaactcgcacaggaattacagctgtgtttcttgcatcatGACTGGGGAACAAATGCAGTTGATGATTCTTACCGTGAGTTTGAGGAGCAGCGTGCGGAGGGAGAATGTGAGTACACACCACCAACCGCGCATATGGATCCTGAAGTGTACagtcgtttgtggaatggcctgcgtgtacgtgttggaatccacaccgggttgtgcgacatccgacacgatgaagtgacgaagggatatgactactatgggcggactccaaacatggcagcaaggacggagagtgtagcaaatggtggtcaggtgctgatgacgcATGCGGCGTACATGTCGCTGTCAGCTGAGGATCGTAAGCAAATTGATGTCACTGCACTTGGTGCTGTCGCACTTCGCGGTGTGAGTGATCCGGTTAAGATGTACCAGCTGAATACCGTGCCTAGTCGTAACTTTGCTGCATTGCGGCTGGACCGCGAATACTTTTTTGATGAGGGCGAGGATGGCACGACAACCTCCACAAGCGACCACAGTTCTTCACGTGCGGAGCTGAGTGAATCAGCTCAGATAATTGCAACTGCACTACAGTCGCTGTTAAGCACGTTCAAGACAGCGCATCGTgagaagttgttgctgccgtattgtgagcgttggcgtGTGCCTCTTCCCCGTAAAGCTGCATCCGAGTGGGATGACGCCTACTGtgaggaagtggtgcgtcGCATTGCAGTTAAGGTTGGGCGTGTCGCTGACCATGGCGCTCATAGTGGAAGTGAGTCTTCAAGTACGCAAGGCAGTTCATCAATTATTATCGTCCCCTTTTACGACATGCACCTTCAGGAATACTAA